A segment of the Ruegeria sp. AD91A genome:
GTCAGGCGCGCCAGCGCCTCGCGTGATTTCGGGCCGGCGATGTTGAACCCCGCAACACGGTCTGTTGCGACTTCAAGTGTCGTACCCTCGGGCATCTCAACCATTTGAAAGAAACGCTGATGATAGCGTTCAGCCATACCGGAGCCAATCATCATGTATTCGTCTTCGGCAAGCTTGGTGATGGTAAAGTCACCCGCCATGCCACCGCGAACCGAGATCAGCGGCGTCAGGCAACTGCGGCCCACATCGGTGGGCACGCGATTGGCCACCAGACGATCCAGCCAGTCATAAGCGCCCGGTCCTTTGATCACGTAGTTGGCAAAGTTCGAGATATCGATGACACCCACGCTGTCCCGCAGCATCTGCACCTCGAGCCCGACCGGATCAAACCAGTTCTGACGGGTAAAGCCGGCGGTCTCTTCTGTGCCGGGTTCATCGGCAAACCACAGTGGGTGTTCCCAACCACAGTTGAGACCAAAGACACAGCCCATCTGTTTCTGCATCTCGTAGGCGGGGCGCACACGGGCCGGGCGGCCTGCGCTGCGTTCTTCATTCGGGAAGTGGATTTTGAAGCGATGGGTGTAGGCGTCTTCGACCCGGGCCTTGGTGAACTTCTTGTCGGCCCAATCGCCAAAGCGGGCGAGATCCCAGGCGAACATGTCATATTGCGGCTCACCCTCGATCATCCATTGCGCCGCCAGCAGCCCCAGCCCGCCGGATTGCGAGAAGCCAGGGATCAGACCGCCACAGAGGAAATAGTTCTTCAGCTCGGGCACCGGTCCCCACAGCATGTTGGCATCGGGCGACCAGATCATCGGGCCGTTTATCACCCGTTTCACCCCGGCAGTGGCAGCGACCGGTACACGTTCGGTGGCGCGGATCACGTTTTCCATGATCCGGTCCAGATCGTCGGGGAACAGATCATGAGCGAAGTCGAGCGGCGTGCCGTCTTCGGCCCAGAACTTCATGTCTTTTTCATAGGCACCGATCAGCAAGCCGTTGCCCTCTTGTCGGAAATAATACTCGCCGTCCCGGTCGGCGATAGACGGCAGACGGCGGCCCAGGCTCGCCACTTCGTCGATGCTCTCGGTCACGAAATACTGATGTTCCGTCGGTTGCAGTGGTAGGGTCAAGCCTGCCAGCGCTCCGACCTCGCGCCCCCAGAGACCCGCCGCGTTGACCACCCATTGGGTATGAATGTCACCTTTGGTCGTACGAACCATCCAACTGCCATCGGGTTGCTGTTCCGTGGCGATCACCGGGCAGAACCGTTCGATGGTGGCCCCCATCGCACGGGCCCCGGCGGCATAGGCATGTGGAACACCCGACGGGTCCACATTGCCGCCATCGGGTTCGTACATGATGCAGCGGATGTCATCAAACTGCGCCAGCGGGTGCAGCTCTTTGGCCTCTTCCCGGCTGACCTCGTGGAAATTC
Coding sequences within it:
- a CDS encoding FAD-dependent oxidoreductase — translated: MKTHAQAVVIGGGLAGTSILYHLAKLGWTDSILLERDELTSGSTWHAAANIHGLHDNNNITRIQHYTMNLYKELEKETGQSCGVFQPGSLYLAQTEEREQQLRLQEAKARFYGLNFHEVSREEAKELHPLAQFDDIRCIMYEPDGGNVDPSGVPHAYAAGARAMGATIERFCPVIATEQQPDGSWMVRTTKGDIHTQWVVNAAGLWGREVGALAGLTLPLQPTEHQYFVTESIDEVASLGRRLPSIADRDGEYYFRQEGNGLLIGAYEKDMKFWAEDGTPLDFAHDLFPDDLDRIMENVIRATERVPVAATAGVKRVINGPMIWSPDANMLWGPVPELKNYFLCGGLIPGFSQSGGLGLLAAQWMIEGEPQYDMFAWDLARFGDWADKKFTKARVEDAYTHRFKIHFPNEERSAGRPARVRPAYEMQKQMGCVFGLNCGWEHPLWFADEPGTEETAGFTRQNWFDPVGLEVQMLRDSVGVIDISNFANYVIKGPGAYDWLDRLVANRVPTDVGRSCLTPLISVRGGMAGDFTITKLAEDEYMMIGSGMAERYHQRFFQMVEMPEGTTLEVATDRVAGFNIAGPKSREALARLTNTDLSNEGFRFMRSRKITVAGVECVAIRVSFTGDLGWELHCAESDQVALYSALLEAAKDCGGGPVGGRALGSLRIEKGYGSWGREYSQEYWPQEVGLTGLIKLDKDFLHKDAYLSIKDNAPREVLSVFELYVTEDADATGSEPIFTPDGTPVGRVTSGAYGYSVGKSLALGFRNPEVAQPGDEVVIQVIGKPHKARVLTGAPFDPQGGRLRG